Genomic segment of Hylaeus volcanicus isolate JK05 chromosome 6, UHH_iyHylVolc1.0_haploid, whole genome shotgun sequence:
GTTGCAACCTCACGCGCGCGAAGGGGCACTATTAGACAAAGTTTCTAATAACGCTGCGTGGCAGCAAAATCACACGTTtgtatctaataaatattttttataactaaTTTCAGCTAATAGTATGCGTCCTCATAGGACTGCATTACCATTCCTTCAAAGCCGGAGTTGTGCACACTGCAATGATCACGATGGGTACCTTTGGCGGTTATCTAATTATTCTCGTGGGATTATTCGCTGGTAGCCTAATGGGAACGCCAGTTAATCGTCGCGTGGTACGTATCGAGCGAATTAGACATCAAATTAAGTGTGTTCGCTATATACCACGTTCTCTTTCATATATTAGATTCGACATGATCGCTATCTCAATTAAAGTGTAAAGCATGAgtgttaaaaaattgagaatgaTTAGCaagaatattgtttattatgtatgtaataaCACCTAAACGTTTGCAGACCAACCAGAGTTAAGGTCtgcacggaccgtcacgttcctgCAACGAcgcgtaccggcaccgacacgacaaaacattaaaacacgcgtttcaatgaaactattcacacttaacagacaccgacctgaacgttccgtcaacgggaatagtgtgaatagttccattaaaatgcgtgttttaatgttttgtcgtgtcggtgccggtacgtgtcgttgaaGGAACATGAcagtccgtgtcgtatagtccgAATCGACCTTTACGTTCTGCTAATTCTAAATTGGTACCCCTAGCGATAGGCAATCCTCCGTGCGCGGTAGCTGCAACCTCACGCGCGCGAAGGGGCACTATTCTGTTACATAAGGTTTCAAATAAGGCTACTTGAAcgaaaattctttcttaattCAAATCAGATCTATTTCGAATCTGACAATAATGTGTTTTATCTAGTGTAATTAGAAGATAACtcacgaaaatttcattttcgcaGGATCTCTTTTTCGCTCTGATTGGCTGCGCCCTGTTCATCGTTGCTGGCGCTTTGAACATCGAACTCTTCCAGAACATGTACAGGAGCTCGTTCCGCGACACAGGACTCGCTAAAGGATCCATCAGCATAATCGAGGGGGCAATATTCCTCGTGGACGCGTTTCTCACGTTCCGAGGGGAggcctaaaaataaaaaaacattatttttaagtaatataCCACGAACCGCACAAACGTCATTCGTTCTCAATCAGTGCAATCACATTCCGCGATAACAAGCTGGCggacgtttaattaaaaaaaaaagtaaatataaatatatactgcCAAAGAGGAGTTaagaggaattttttaataattttatcagaTCCATCGTCATAAACAAAAACAGTTTTGAAGTTTGGatacgaaattaaatagaCGAACATGCTTTAAttcgtttcataattatttataaacgaactaattttaatataatgacCAGAACCacagattttattaaattgataattaatattgtataataatcaATGTACAACTATTTATTGCTCTAGTATATCTTGGGAATTGTGTCGGATACGAATAGTTTAGAGTTTTCAGAATCGCAAACGTACGAGTACCTTTTTtccaaagaatatttttcctgaaatattttttcgagcAAATATTGGACGAGAAAGTACAAATAGTATTTACAGCTTTTCAAGAGCGTAATATAGAAACTGTATCGAAATGTTTTTCTGGAATGTGCGATAGTTCCCCTCTAACGTAAGGCCAGTGAAAGTTATAATCGTTATTATTGCACATAAATTAAGCAACGATCGCGCTCTACTCGTACACTGCATAAAGACGAAACAACGGTTTTcgcgaagaaataattttttttttttttgtctagCGTGTCATATCATAACTCGCTTCTCACGTTTATCGcgatttatttgttaatttatacatttctcAGTATTTTAAGttcgaaagataaatatataataaatgtaatcatCTATTCCctttagatttttataattgcctcgaatattttataacagaaTATTGTAAATGTTATCGTGCAATATATGTACCTGCATACAGTTACGCAAAATAAATCGTTCTctttagttttttaaatgaagttttattaCATTTCCGACGAAAtttgattagaaaaattataatattttacgtacaTACTGTTAGTAAACCTTAAAtttgattagaaaaattataatattttacgtacatactgaataaatttaatagtcaagaaaaagaaaatacaagcGAACGCTGATATTTGATCACCACTGAATACGTTATGTAAGGTTCTTCGATACTTGTCGACCAAATTGATTCAAACGTGTCTACTAGTCTATACAATATCATATAAAACATGCATTTTACCTTCGAAGTAGACTCTTATCTTCTcccaataataattacaatccGCGTCTTCACGAATCACACTAGAATTTCACCgtaaaacttaaaattaactGTAAAATTGTAGAGAAGTTACAACCTCACAAACGTCCGACGTGCCGCGCAATGGCTTCGATATCTCGCGAGTTTCGAGACCGCGCAAGAAACGACTCGAGTCGATACAGTCGGTAAGGTCGATCAGCTGCAACAGTCGATCGTGCATGGTTGCGTGTGTGCGGATTGCACCGCCGCTTCGAGCAGCAGCTTTATTTACTAATTAGAGTGTCGATGTGCAGTAGGAAGCGTTAAATGTGCGTGAAAATGTCGAATCCGGGCGGTAGTAGGAGGAACGGGGCCATGAAGATTCGTTTGACGAGTGAGTTTATCAGGAAATAACAAACGAGTTCTACCCGTGAGAGGAAAAGTCGGCCGATAGCCAACACGCGTTGCAGATTCTTTCCGTGTCTTGTATTTGTTGTGTGTTCGTTAATATGGCACCGTCGTAAACCTTATGGAGGCTCGTACCCCGTGAAACGTCAGTTCAACCTTTGCGGATATCGGCTACCATTCGTTCTGTCTAACACGAAGAAGATACGCAAAAATGGTTTCACTAGGGTTTTCGTCCTTTGGTTATGGCAACTCCCTATCGGAGGTCAAGACCCCACCGTGAGCACTCCGGGAGACCGTAGACCGAACGACGTGAATTTTTGTGAACTTGTCACGCCCGCATCGCCTCTCCTTTAACATTTAACACTTCACGGAGGGTTACGATCGTTGGAAGCATTTTTCAGTTTAAAATTACTCGGTGTTGATTGATTCAATGAGGATCGTAGCCGAGATCAAATCGAATGTGAATAGGCCCAATTAACAAATGTCAGACGCCTAGTACCGATGCGCGAGCCTAAATTGTTTCCTTCGAACATGCGTTGTTAATATTTCGCTACTTTTCAAACCCCAAACTAAGTCGTATTTAGAAAAGTTCGCGACACTCCATTGTACACGAGaatcacaataaaaaaaatcaccccGTTTTCTTATCTAAACCGGTTACAACGaggattattatttaatgtcaTCCTCTACGAAGACAAAAATCACTGGTGAAGGCAATGAATGACaggaaaaaggaattttttaaaattgacgTTTATGTGTAGTTGTGATATTTGTAGgcttttaaagaattatagTAGACTCCCTCTCAACTGGATGAATGGATGGCctgtaaacaaataatatttattgaatatcagTGGGTTATGGAACGCTTGCTTAGATGAGGtagttttgtataaaaaaaagagaactgGATAAGTGGGAGTCTACTgcatatctatgaaattattttgcttctaagctacttatttatttgttacatcACTTTCTTTATGATTGTTATATGCACTGTAAAAGTATACTGATACAGATTAAGcttgtaatttcattatatgaataaacaaaaattaatttaatttgcttgcttttaaaatcattagcaattatttttttatataaatttcattgtataaattttgcaGTTTTATGTGCCCGTAATCTTGCGAGAAAAGATCTGTTTCGTGAGTATCTTTTGTTTGAAGATGAGACAAAATCTGTAGAAAACTGGTTAACCACATAAGATTTATTTTAGGGCTACCGGATCCTTTTGCTAAAATCACAGTTGATGGCTCAGGCCAGTGTCATAGTACGGATACGTGCAAGGCAACACTAGATCCTAAATGGAATCAGCATTAtgatttgtaattatttcataattagaaGTAGGAGTACATTTCTATacacaagaaaaatatgttgattcttaattatttttacagatacaTTGGAAAGAATGATGGCATTACAATATCAGTGTggaatcataaaaaaattcataaaaagaaaGGTGCAGGATTTCTGGGATGTGTACGAATATTATCCATTACAATTCAAAGACTCAAGGATACAGGATGTAAGTATTGTTTCATGTAGCAATGCGAAGTACTGaacagagatggacaaaatgtaattactttcaaaatgtataattatcaaACTCGTATATTTTGTAGATCAACGATTAGATCTTTGCAAAGCACATTCAGATGACACAGATGTGGTTAAAGGACAAATTGTTATATCTCTGTTATCACGGGATGGTCATAACGGTGCTGTGAGTAATACAGTTGGTCACAATGCTGTAGTAGATGTCCTTGGAGATCTTAGTTGTCCAACAGATTTACCAGATGGATGGGAAGAGAGAAGAACTCAGAGTGGACGACTTTACTATGTTAATCATTATACGAGAACTACGCAGTGGATTCGTCCGAATGCTcggtaaattttgtttacagaaaaattgtaaactcctaatataaaatttacttatagttttatttttataataggCCTAGCAATGGTATTATACCAACTACGCCTGAGCCACCGCCGCTTCCTTTTTCCGAATCTACTTCTCCCAGTGGCAGTGGGAGTCCTCCCAATTTAACAACAGAAAGTCCTACAAGATATACACCTGAATGGAACGGAGAAGGAACGCCTAGTAGGACGCCTAGCAGAGATAGTTCTGCTTCAAATACACCGAGAAATACACCTACTCAAcaacaaaatagaaatcaaCAGAATCAACATAATACAAGAAACATGACACCAGCGTCGATTAGAGAGCGGCGTCCTGTTAGAGTAACCGATGAACAGAATGGTAATCAAAGTGGAAATGTTAGACCAGATCGTAGCATCAATAGTGGTCAACCACGTAGGCCTAATCGAagtaatagaaatagaaacagTGTAATACCGAATAATGAGAGGAGATATGATCCTCCGCAACCACCAGATTTACCTAGAGGCTATGGTAcgcattaaattattaatcttagaataatatgtataaaaaaaagatacttttTTAGTCAATTTTACAAGCACATTAcgtttgaaatattgattaataattaagttaCAAAAGCTACCTCGTTAATCGATTAATGATACATGgtaaatttatactttatagAAATGAGGAAAACGCAACAAGgacaagtatatttttatcatgtaCCAACTGGTACGTCTACATGGCACGATCCTAGAATACCTCGAGATTTACCAGCAAACGAATTGGCAAATGAACTTGGACCATTACCTAGTGGCTGGGAAATGCGACAAACGCAAAGCGGTCGTGTTTATTTTGTGGATCACAATAACAGAACTACACAATTTACTGATCCCAGATTGTCCAGTCAAATTATAAGCAATTTACTAAagtaagttaataataaataaaaatattcaaatttattcataaatgtttcgttccttttgaattataaaattatttttgttaataacagTAGGCGACAAAATAATAGTACAACTAATCAAACAAGTAATTCAAGTAATTCAGCTCCAGCTACAAGTGAAACGTCAGAAGCAGAGACGCCTGCATCACCAAGCATTCAAAGCAATATGGTTCAACAAAGGCCAAGGACAGAAAGTggaagtaataataattcgcCGACGTGTAAGTCTaagtaatatttcaaagtatacCAGTATTATCAATGTTGACTGAATCATAATTAAGTGAATCTATTCAATACGA
This window contains:
- the LOC128879098 gene encoding E3 ubiquitin-protein ligase SMURF1 isoform X1, yielding MCVKMSNPGGSRRNGAMKIRLTILCARNLARKDLFRLPDPFAKITVDGSGQCHSTDTCKATLDPKWNQHYDLYIGKNDGITISVWNHKKIHKKKGAGFLGCVRILSITIQRLKDTGYQRLDLCKAHSDDTDVVKGQIVISLLSRDGHNGAVSNTVGHNAVVDVLGDLSCPTDLPDGWEERRTQSGRLYYVNHYTRTTQWIRPNARPSNGIIPTTPEPPPLPFSESTSPSGSGSPPNLTTESPTRYTPEWNGEGTPSRTPSRDSSASNTPRNTPTQQQNRNQQNQHNTRNMTPASIRERRPVRVTDEQNGNQSGNVRPDRSINSGQPRRPNRSNRNRNSVIPNNERRYDPPQPPDLPRGYEMRKTQQGQVYFYHVPTGTSTWHDPRIPRDLPANELANELGPLPSGWEMRQTQSGRVYFVDHNNRTTQFTDPRLSSQIISNLLNRRQNNSTTNQTSNSSNSAPATSETSEAETPASPSIQSNMVQQRPRTESGSNNNSPTLESTPSTQNAQTVSELPKELMDNELLPKYKRDLVAKLKCLRAELNALQPQSGHCRLEVSRNEIFEESYRLIMKMRPKDMRKRLMVKFRGEEGLDYGGVAREWLYLLSHEMLNPQYGLFQYSRDDNYTLQINPDSGINPEHLSYFHFAGRIIGIAVFHGHHIDGGFTTPFYKMLLNKAITLTDIEGVDPELHRSLTWMLENSIDGVLDATFSVEHSSFGVLKNHELKPGGKDIPVTEENKKEYVRLYVNYRFMRGIEQQFLALQKGFHELIPPQLLRPFDERELELVIGGLGTIDINDWKMHTRLKHCTPDTPVVKWFWQIVESYGEEMRARLLQFVTGSSRVPLQGFKALQGSTGAAGPRLFTIHAVDVPSENLPKAHTCFNRIDIPESYPCYQKMLDKLTQAVEETCGFAVE
- the LOC128879098 gene encoding E3 ubiquitin-protein ligase SMURF1 isoform X2, encoding MCVKMSNPGGSRRNGAMKIRLTILCARNLARKDLFRLPDPFAKITVDGSGQCHSTDTCKATLDPKWNQHYDLYIGKNDGITISVWNHKKIHKKKGAGFLGCVRILSITIQRLKDTGYQRLDLCKAHSDDTDVVKGQIVISLLSRDGHNGAVSNTVGHNAVVDVLGDLSCPTDLPDGWEERRTQSGRLYYVNHYTRTTQWIRPNARPSNGIIPTTPEPPPLPFSESTSPSGSGSPPNLTTESPTRYTPEWNGEGTPSRTPSRDSSASNTPRNTPTQQQNRNQQNQHNTRNMTPASIRERRPVRVTDEQNGNQSGNVRPDRSINSGQPRRPNRSNRNRNSVIPNNERRYDPPQPPDLPRGYEMRKTQQGQVYFYHVPTGTSTWHDPRIPRDLPANELANELGPLPSGWEMRQTQSGRVYFVDHNNRTTQFTDPRLSSQIISNLLNNSAPATSETSEAETPASPSIQSNMVQQRPRTESGSNNNSPTLESTPSTQNAQTVSELPKELMDNELLPKYKRDLVAKLKCLRAELNALQPQSGHCRLEVSRNEIFEESYRLIMKMRPKDMRKRLMVKFRGEEGLDYGGVAREWLYLLSHEMLNPQYGLFQYSRDDNYTLQINPDSGINPEHLSYFHFAGRIIGIAVFHGHHIDGGFTTPFYKMLLNKAITLTDIEGVDPELHRSLTWMLENSIDGVLDATFSVEHSSFGVLKNHELKPGGKDIPVTEENKKEYVRLYVNYRFMRGIEQQFLALQKGFHELIPPQLLRPFDERELELVIGGLGTIDINDWKMHTRLKHCTPDTPVVKWFWQIVESYGEEMRARLLQFVTGSSRVPLQGFKALQGSTGAAGPRLFTIHAVDVPSENLPKAHTCFNRIDIPESYPCYQKMLDKLTQAVEETCGFAVE
- the LOC128879102 gene encoding uncharacterized protein LOC128879102; the encoded protein is MASLTRLSIIKFLELLIVCVLIGLHYHSFKAGVVHTAMITMGTFGGYLIILVGLFAGSLMGTPVNRRVDLFFALIGCALFIVAGALNIELFQNMYRSSFRDTGLAKGSISIIEGAIFLVDAFLTFRGEA